The window GCCATCGCCGCCGACTGGCTCGACGTCGACTACGCCTTCCCACAGCACTACGATACGTTCCCGCCGATCGAGCAGGATCCCGACGACTTTGCTCGCGAGGTGAAAGCAGCGGGAAGCAGCGCCGAGGTCGTGGCGCTCGAGGGCGACGAGACGTTCGAACTGTAGTCGTCGGTTGCGATTCGGCCACCCGTATTTAGTAGTCGAGACACGTCGTGGAACGTGTATGGCAACCGACGCCCCCACGTTCGTCAGCGAGGATCTCTGGCTCTTCGTCGCCATCGCGACGTTTTTCCTCGCCGGTGTCCTCGCCATCCTCGGCCTGCAGACCGTCGTTGCGCTGGTGACTTTCGTCGGCTGGTTCTTTCTGACACCGGTCTTTCTGTTCTGGGGCGAGGAGATTTCTGCGTGGCTCTACGGCACCGACGACGAGAACCGAAGACAGGTGGCTCGAGAGGGTGACACCAACCGCGACTACGACCACGACCACGACCACGACCGCAACCGTACCCGACAACGAAACCCACCAGACGACCCACTCGAGCAACTCAAACACCGCTACGCGACGGGCGAACTCTCCGATGCGGAGTTCGAGCATCGCCTCGAGCGACTGATCGAGGTGGACGACCGGTACGAACGACGTGACGGTCGCGACGCCGCCGACCCCAGCGCGGTCTCGGATCGATCAGACCGCGAGTTCGAACGCGAGCGAACCTGACACTCGCTGCGATGGTCATGGGCGCGTGCACCCGGCGAGACCCGTCGGAGAAAACAACGTTTACGCCGTCGGCTCTCGAGAGTACGGATGCAATGGCAAAAGACGTCACCACCACCTCAGAAGAAGGATTCGCCTCCACGAACCAGATTCGCGACTTCGAGGTCACGATCGACGCGACCG of the Natronosalvus vescus genome contains:
- a CDS encoding SHOCT domain-containing protein gives rise to the protein MATDAPTFVSEDLWLFVAIATFFLAGVLAILGLQTVVALVTFVGWFFLTPVFLFWGEEISAWLYGTDDENRRQVAREGDTNRDYDHDHDHDRNRTRQRNPPDDPLEQLKHRYATGELSDAEFEHRLERLIEVDDRYERRDGRDAADPSAVSDRSDREFERERT